A single region of the Streptomyces sp. NBC_01381 genome encodes:
- a CDS encoding PDZ domain-containing protein, translated as MEQTALRPKPMPGQDSGSGRRFGVGIRRRLGGAARTPGAGGGGPGAGRRPHAARRRGRRLRTLLFGVLCSAVLVLSGVGLGTVSATVIGMSKLAEMQKAAGAPGGGPGAPGGPAAPGPSKPGVPAKPPEKDPGKEPGSGPGKESGKESGKGQEPGPAVARSAIGVEAVDAPGGPGALLVGVHSPGPGHTAGLVRGDVLLAFGETRIGSARGLAAAVAAADPGRRVTLTVRHERGDLQSLSVTPGFVT; from the coding sequence ATGGAACAGACTGCGTTGCGTCCCAAGCCGATGCCCGGGCAGGACTCCGGGAGCGGCCGTAGGTTCGGCGTCGGAATCAGGCGGCGGCTCGGCGGTGCCGCCCGGACACCCGGCGCGGGCGGCGGCGGGCCCGGTGCCGGGCGGCGGCCGCATGCCGCCCGCAGGCGTGGCCGGCGGCTGCGGACCCTGCTCTTCGGGGTGCTCTGCTCGGCCGTCCTCGTGCTGTCGGGCGTGGGCCTCGGCACGGTCAGTGCCACCGTCATCGGCATGAGCAAGCTCGCCGAGATGCAGAAGGCGGCGGGTGCGCCCGGCGGCGGGCCGGGAGCTCCGGGTGGTCCTGCGGCGCCGGGGCCGTCCAAGCCCGGCGTTCCCGCGAAGCCGCCGGAGAAGGACCCGGGCAAGGAGCCGGGCAGCGGGCCTGGCAAGGAGTCCGGCAAGGAGTCGGGCAAGGGGCAGGAGCCGGGGCCGGCCGTGGCGCGGTCCGCCATCGGGGTGGAGGCCGTGGACGCGCCCGGCGGCCCGGGAGCGCTCCTTGTCGGCGTGCACAGCCCCGGCCCCGGCCACACCGCGGGCCTGGTGCGCGGCGACGTGCTCCTCGCCTTCGGCGAGACCCGCATCGGCTCGGCCAGGGGTCTCGCGGCCGCCGTGGCCGCCGCGGATCCGGGCAGGCGCGTCACGCTGACCGTCCGCCACGAGAGGGGCGACCTGCAGTCCTTGTCCGTCACGCCCGGTTTCGTGACGTGA
- a CDS encoding aminopeptidase P family protein produces MTGTTGAPAPFTADDYRARMERAAASAADAGLAGLLVAPGPDLAWLTGYQPTAATERLTVLVLAAGQDPVLVVPTLEAPDAERAAGAGALSLRDWTDGKDPYAVTAPLLDADGRFGISDNAWAMHLIGFQKELPGTSYASLTEALPMLRAVKDAAELERMAAAGAAADATYEEIQKVRFAGRKETDVAADLADLLRQFGHSQVDFTVVGSGPNGANPHHEAGDRVIEHGDMVVLDFGGLMHGYGSDTSRTVHVGEPDAEERRVHDVVREAQAAGCAAVRPGAACQDVDRAARAVITEFGYGDRFIHRTGHGIGVTTHEPPYMIEGEELPLVPGMCFSVEPGIYLPGRFGVRIEDIVTVTDDGGRRLNATARELAIVD; encoded by the coding sequence ATGACCGGCACCACCGGCGCCCCCGCGCCCTTCACCGCCGACGACTACCGGGCCCGCATGGAGCGCGCCGCGGCCTCCGCGGCGGACGCGGGGCTCGCCGGGCTGCTCGTCGCGCCGGGCCCCGACCTCGCCTGGCTCACCGGCTATCAGCCGACCGCGGCCACCGAGCGGCTCACCGTCCTCGTGCTCGCCGCGGGCCAGGACCCGGTGCTCGTGGTGCCCACGCTCGAAGCCCCGGACGCCGAACGGGCCGCGGGCGCGGGCGCGCTTTCCCTGCGCGACTGGACCGACGGCAAGGACCCCTACGCCGTGACCGCGCCGCTGCTCGACGCCGACGGCCGCTTCGGGATCAGCGACAACGCCTGGGCGATGCACCTCATCGGCTTCCAGAAGGAGCTGCCGGGCACCTCCTACGCGTCCCTCACCGAAGCACTCCCCATGCTCCGCGCGGTCAAGGACGCCGCGGAACTGGAGCGCATGGCGGCGGCCGGTGCCGCCGCCGACGCGACGTACGAAGAGATCCAGAAGGTGCGCTTCGCGGGCCGCAAGGAGACCGACGTCGCGGCCGATCTCGCCGATCTGCTCAGGCAGTTCGGGCACTCCCAGGTCGACTTCACCGTCGTCGGCTCGGGACCGAACGGCGCCAATCCGCACCACGAGGCGGGCGATCGCGTCATCGAGCACGGCGACATGGTCGTACTCGACTTCGGCGGCCTGATGCACGGCTACGGCTCGGACACCTCGCGCACGGTGCACGTCGGCGAGCCCGATGCCGAGGAGCGGCGGGTGCACGACGTGGTGCGCGAGGCGCAGGCGGCGGGCTGTGCGGCGGTGCGGCCCGGGGCGGCCTGCCAGGACGTCGACCGGGCGGCCCGCGCGGTGATCACCGAGTTCGGCTACGGCGATCGCTTCATCCACCGCACCGGGCACGGCATCGGCGTCACCACCCATGAGCCGCCCTACATGATCGAGGGCGAGGAACTGCCGCTCGTGCCGGGCATGTGCTTCTCCGTGGAGCCCGGCATCTATCTGCCGGGCCGCTTCGGAGTGCGCATCGAGGACATCGTGACGGTCACGGATGACGGGGGTCGGCGGCTCAACGCCACCGCTCGCGAGCTGGCGATCGTCGACTGA
- the treZ gene encoding malto-oligosyltrehalose trehalohydrolase — protein MEFEVWAPEAERVTLQCDDATHALERADGRPGWWTAEVAAQDGARYGFSLDGGPVLPDPRSRRQPEGPDGLSAVVDHERYAWRAPWTGRAVRDAVLYELHVGTYTPDGTLDSAAGRLGHLAELGVSHVELMPLCPFPGRHGWGYEGVSPWAVHEPYGGPEALKRFVDAAHAHGIGVVLDVVHNHLGPSGNHLPAFGPYFTETHHTPWGAAVNLDAPGSDEVRAYLIGSALAWLRDYRLDGLRLDAVHALRDTRACHFLEELSAAVDGLSEELGRPLALIAESDQGDPRTVTPRAEGGLGLDAQWNDDYHHALHAALTGEAHGYYADFAEAPFAALAKTLTGGFFHDGTYSTFRGRRHGRPVDRARTPGYRFLGYAQTHDQVGNRAQGDRLSATLSPGLLACAAALTLTGPFTPMLFMGEEWGAATPWQFFTDHTDAELADAVRRGRRREFAEHGWAEADIPDPQDPATRNRSCLDWAEPLTDPHARVLAWHRELIALRRSRADLIDPDLAAVRVAYDEGARWFAVRRGDLRIAVNLGKEAADVPVGGRGARVLAAWEPVTAPGADGLLRLPAESCAVVATP, from the coding sequence GTGGAGTTCGAGGTGTGGGCACCGGAGGCCGAGCGGGTCACGTTGCAGTGCGACGACGCCACGCACGCGCTGGAGCGCGCCGACGGCCGCCCCGGATGGTGGACGGCGGAGGTCGCGGCGCAGGACGGGGCGCGGTACGGCTTCTCGCTCGACGGGGGTCCCGTCCTGCCCGATCCCCGCTCGCGGCGCCAGCCGGAAGGACCCGACGGGCTCAGCGCGGTCGTCGACCACGAGCGGTACGCGTGGCGCGCGCCGTGGACGGGCCGCGCGGTGCGGGACGCCGTCCTGTACGAGCTGCACGTGGGGACGTACACACCGGACGGCACGCTCGACTCGGCCGCCGGGCGGCTCGGCCATCTCGCGGAACTGGGCGTATCCCACGTGGAGTTGATGCCGCTCTGCCCGTTCCCCGGGCGGCACGGCTGGGGATACGAGGGCGTGTCGCCGTGGGCCGTGCACGAGCCGTACGGCGGCCCCGAGGCACTGAAACGATTTGTCGACGCGGCGCACGCGCACGGCATCGGTGTCGTGCTCGACGTGGTGCACAACCACCTCGGCCCGTCGGGCAACCACCTGCCCGCGTTCGGGCCGTACTTCACCGAGACCCACCACACTCCGTGGGGCGCCGCCGTCAACCTCGACGCACCCGGCTCGGACGAGGTCCGCGCGTATCTGATCGGCAGCGCGCTCGCCTGGCTGCGCGACTACCGTCTGGACGGTCTGCGCCTGGACGCGGTGCACGCGCTGCGGGACACGCGCGCGTGCCACTTCCTGGAGGAGTTGTCCGCCGCCGTGGACGGACTCTCCGAAGAGCTCGGCCGACCGCTCGCGCTGATCGCCGAGTCGGATCAGGGCGACCCGCGGACCGTCACCCCGCGCGCGGAGGGCGGCCTGGGCCTGGACGCGCAGTGGAACGACGACTACCACCACGCGCTGCACGCGGCGCTCACCGGTGAAGCGCACGGCTACTACGCGGACTTCGCCGAGGCACCCTTCGCCGCGCTCGCCAAGACGCTGACCGGTGGCTTCTTCCACGACGGTACGTACTCGACGTTCCGGGGGCGCCGGCACGGCCGCCCCGTGGACCGCGCCCGGACGCCCGGATACCGCTTCCTCGGCTATGCGCAGACCCACGACCAGGTGGGCAACCGCGCCCAAGGAGACCGGCTCTCCGCGACGCTCTCCCCCGGTCTGCTCGCCTGCGCGGCCGCGCTGACCCTCACCGGGCCGTTCACGCCGATGCTGTTCATGGGCGAGGAGTGGGGCGCGGCCACACCCTGGCAGTTCTTCACCGACCACACCGACGCCGAACTCGCGGACGCCGTGCGCCGGGGCAGACGGCGGGAGTTCGCGGAACACGGCTGGGCGGAGGCGGACATCCCCGACCCGCAGGACCCGGCCACCCGGAACCGCTCCTGTCTCGACTGGGCGGAGCCGCTGACCGACCCCCACGCGCGCGTGCTCGCCTGGCACCGCGAACTGATCGCCCTGCGGCGCTCCCGCGCCGACCTCATCGACCCGGACCTGGCGGCGGTCCGGGTCGCGTACGACGAAGGGGCGCGGTGGTTCGCGGTCCGGCGCGGCGATCTGCGGATCGCCGTGAACCTCGGCAAGGAGGCGGCCGACGTCCCCGTGGGCGGCCGGGGCGCGCGGGTGCTCGCCGCGTGGGAGCCGGTCACGGCGCCGGGCGCGGACGGGCTGCTGCGACTGCCCGCCGAGTCGTGCGCGGTCGTCGCGACGCCATGA
- a CDS encoding DUF1707 and FHA domain-containing protein: MTSSFEIHTYPARLTDAERDRALDVLREGAALGKLSHETFVRRMELALAARQPDELAALTADLRSEGRFSRLVFGTVGAVSGFTVRLRRAWQAERLPKLLLPVPGNPHPLRIGRDPANGLRLSHDTVSRVHAELSRQGGMWVLRDLGSTNGTSVNGRRVIGAAVVQDGDQVSFGTMSFRLAVS, encoded by the coding sequence GTGACGTCGTCCTTTGAGATCCACACGTACCCCGCGCGGCTGACCGATGCCGAGCGCGACAGGGCGCTTGACGTGCTCAGAGAAGGCGCTGCCCTCGGCAAGCTGTCGCACGAGACGTTCGTGCGGCGCATGGAGCTCGCGCTGGCCGCCCGGCAGCCCGACGAACTCGCGGCGCTCACCGCCGATCTGCGCTCCGAGGGCCGCTTCTCGCGCCTCGTGTTCGGCACCGTCGGCGCCGTATCCGGATTCACCGTCCGGCTGCGCAGGGCCTGGCAGGCCGAGCGGCTGCCGAAGCTGCTGCTTCCGGTGCCGGGCAATCCGCATCCGCTGCGGATCGGCCGTGACCCGGCGAACGGCCTGCGGCTGAGCCATGACACGGTGTCACGGGTGCACGCCGAGCTGAGCCGGCAGGGCGGCATGTGGGTCCTTCGCGACCTCGGCTCGACCAACGGCACGTCCGTGAACGGCCGCAGGGTGATCGGCGCCGCCGTGGTGCAGGACGGCGATCAGGTGAGCTTCGGGACGATGTCGTTCCGGCTCGCTGTTTCCTGA
- a CDS encoding M14 family zinc carboxypeptidase: MSQLAEQRYPNVAELVLSARELAAHRPELSTLRQVGASRAGRPLYLLSVGRSPHAVLVVAGAHSNEPAGGSTLLHLAEWTLRDQGLRADTSWHFLLCADPDGAALHRTPAPRTLLDYHRHFFRPAGPEQPEWSPSVLPPDRLPPETRALTGVIDELRPYLQVSLHGTDLGGSWVQLTRDIPGLAEPFAKSAAELHIPVETGASDAAGWPVSGPGVHVLPGPGSAAAYPSLPEDARHTTWHHAHRYGGLTAIVEVPMWASDLVDDIAVHPAPVLALRGMAQRLRHDARLVEEILGDALPRLPRAQGPLMRAARWALDLVPGLADDWDTLPPAGTSMAYIGSVDAFGRRLPLRAAAMALRVLDAAGDQAAPRLERLVVHWSDAFAERFKARWVPVEHQVEHQSRTTVAAARHARVRGD, translated from the coding sequence GTGAGTCAACTGGCGGAGCAGCGCTATCCCAATGTGGCCGAACTGGTGCTGTCCGCAAGGGAGTTGGCGGCACACCGCCCCGAGTTGAGCACACTGCGTCAGGTCGGCGCATCGCGCGCGGGCCGGCCCCTGTACCTGCTGTCCGTCGGACGCTCCCCGCACGCCGTCCTGGTCGTCGCGGGCGCGCACTCCAACGAACCGGCGGGCGGTTCGACGCTGCTGCACCTCGCGGAGTGGACGCTGCGGGACCAGGGCCTGCGCGCCGACACCTCCTGGCACTTCCTCCTGTGCGCCGATCCGGACGGCGCGGCCCTGCACCGCACGCCCGCCCCGCGCACCCTCCTCGACTACCACCGGCACTTCTTCCGGCCCGCAGGACCGGAGCAGCCGGAGTGGTCGCCCTCCGTGCTTCCGCCCGACCGGCTGCCGCCGGAGACCCGCGCCCTGACCGGCGTCATCGACGAACTGCGGCCCTACTTGCAGGTGTCCCTGCACGGCACCGACCTGGGCGGCAGCTGGGTGCAGCTGACCAGGGACATCCCTGGGCTCGCCGAGCCCTTCGCCAAGTCGGCGGCCGAGCTGCACATCCCGGTCGAGACGGGGGCGTCGGACGCCGCGGGCTGGCCGGTGTCGGGACCGGGCGTCCATGTGCTGCCGGGCCCCGGCTCGGCGGCCGCCTATCCGAGCCTGCCCGAGGACGCCCGGCACACCACCTGGCATCACGCGCACCGCTACGGCGGCCTGACCGCGATCGTCGAGGTCCCGATGTGGGCGAGCGACCTCGTGGACGACATCGCCGTCCATCCCGCGCCCGTGCTCGCGCTGCGCGGCATGGCACAGCGGCTGCGCCACGACGCCCGTCTCGTCGAGGAGATTCTCGGCGACGCGCTGCCGCGGCTGCCCCGGGCGCAGGGTCCGCTGATGCGCGCGGCGCGCTGGGCGCTCGACCTGGTGCCCGGCCTCGCCGACGACTGGGACACGCTGCCGCCCGCGGGGACCTCCATGGCGTACATCGGCAGCGTCGACGCCTTCGGGCGCCGGCTGCCGCTGCGGGCGGCCGCGATGGCGCTGCGGGTCCTGGACGCGGCGGGCGACCAGGCCGCTCCCCGGCTCGAACGGCTGGTCGTGCACTGGAGCGACGCGTTCGCCGAGCGGTTCAAGGCCCGTTGGGTACCGGTCGAGCACCAGGTCGAGCACCAGTCACGGACGACGGTCGCGGCGGCACGGCACGCGCGCGTGCGGGGCGACTGA
- a CDS encoding cytochrome P450, whose product MDVRGVLGDVRFGAPPPERGPGNAVGRRAVAAVDAAVERTAYVLARRIAGRREVDLVAEFCGWLPAAAAVAALGLPYEDAARVQEWCRAGLTGVGDAEGHPELAGLLRPLIARRRAHPGADLLSVLCGARVDGRPLSDETVTRLAGTLIGGGGEATALALASFLANLLDHPAQFALVGARPELIPGAWTESLRRDPPTPVVLRRATAPIAVGGTTLPEGAVVACLVGAAGRDPYRFADPDRYDIFRADRRASRSAGSRTPASAPPWPPSPPDGACRPCSTSCRACAGRRASGRFPRD is encoded by the coding sequence GTGGATGTGCGGGGCGTGCTCGGGGATGTGCGGTTCGGTGCGCCGCCCCCGGAGAGGGGCCCCGGGAACGCCGTGGGGCGGCGGGCCGTCGCGGCGGTCGACGCCGCGGTCGAGCGGACCGCCTATGTTCTTGCGCGGCGCATCGCGGGGCGCAGGGAGGTCGACCTTGTCGCCGAGTTCTGCGGGTGGCTGCCCGCCGCGGCCGCTGTCGCCGCGCTGGGGCTGCCCTACGAAGACGCCGCGCGCGTCCAGGAGTGGTGCCGTGCGGGCCTCACGGGGGTCGGCGACGCGGAGGGGCACCCGGAGCTCGCGGGCCTGCTGCGCCCGCTCATCGCGCGGCGTCGTGCCCACCCCGGGGCGGACCTGCTGTCCGTGCTGTGCGGCGCCCGGGTGGACGGGCGGCCGCTGTCCGACGAGACCGTCACGCGCCTCGCCGGAACCCTCATCGGTGGCGGCGGCGAGGCCACCGCCCTCGCGCTCGCCTCGTTCCTCGCCAACCTCCTCGACCACCCCGCACAGTTCGCCCTCGTCGGCGCCCGGCCCGAACTGATACCGGGCGCCTGGACGGAGTCCCTGCGCCGCGATCCGCCCACGCCCGTGGTGCTGCGACGGGCGACCGCGCCGATCGCCGTCGGCGGCACCACGCTCCCCGAGGGCGCCGTCGTGGCCTGCCTCGTCGGCGCCGCGGGCCGCGACCCGTACCGCTTCGCCGACCCCGACCGCTACGACATCTTCCGCGCGGACCGGAGAGCCTCGCGCTCGGCGGGGTCCCGTACCCCTGCCTCGGCACCACCCTGGCCGCCCTCACCGCCCGACGGGGCCTGCAGGCCCTGCTCGACGTCATGCCGGGCCTGCGCTGGGCGCCGGGCTTCAGGCCGGTTCCCCAGGGACTGA